A single genomic interval of Lathyrus oleraceus cultivar Zhongwan6 chromosome 7, CAAS_Psat_ZW6_1.0, whole genome shotgun sequence harbors:
- the LOC127102944 gene encoding secreted RxLR effector protein 161-like: MNSIPYASIVWSLMYAQTCTRSDISFVIGMLGRYQSNPEMDHWKAAKKVLRYLQGTKDYMLTYRRSNQLEVVGYLDSGFVGCVDSRKSTFGYVEQFIITTSNMEAEYVACFEATIQSLWL, translated from the coding sequence ATGAATTCTATTCCATATGCATCAATAGTTTGGAGCTTGATGTATGCCCAAACATGTACTCGATCAGATATCAGTTTTGTCATTGGTATGTTGGGTCGATATCAAAGTAATCCTGAAATGGATCACTGGAAAGCTGCAAAGAAAGTTCTTAGGTACTTACAAGGCACCAAAGATTACATGCTCACTTATAGAAGATCAAATCAACTTGAAGTGGTTGGCTACTTAGATTCAGGCTTTGTAGGGTGTGTGGACTCTAGAAAATCCACATTTGGATATGTTGAGCAGTTCATCATTACTACCTCTAATATGGAGGCAGAATATGTGGCATGCTTTGAGGCCACAATTCAATCATTGTGGTTGTAG
- the LOC127107079 gene encoding uncharacterized protein LOC127107079 gives MTECRSLLNLQIPCFTKHISLITTSPLKSLYFSHHRLSNFQPCQISRKTQATIPHMEIEQTEGSSDSSQPMKLLFVEMGVGYDQHGQNITSAAMRACRDAISSNSIPAFRRGSIPGVSFGEMKLQIKLGVPHSLQQSLDIDKVKSVFPYGKILNVEVVDGGLICSSGVLVEEMGDKNEDCYIVNAAVYVGY, from the exons ATGACTGAATGTCGTTCACTTCTAAATCTTCAAATTCCATGTTTTACCaaacacatttcactcatcacTACTTCCCCTCTCAAATCTCTTTATTTCTCACACCATCGATTATCAAACTTTCAACCCTGTCAAATTTCTCGCAAAACCCAAGCTACAATCCCGCACATGGAAATTGAACAAACTGAAGGATCTTCCGATTCATCCCAACCAATGAAACTCTTGTTTGTGGAAATGGGTGTCGGCTACGATCAACACGG GCAGAATATAACTTCTGCAGCAATGAGAGCGTGCAGGGATGCTATTTCTTCTAATTCAATCCCCGCTTTTCGCAGAG GTTCCATTCCTGGTGTTAGTTTCGGTGAGATGAAATTGCAGATCAAGTTAGGGGTTCCTCATTCTCTCCAGCAGTCTCTAGATATTGACAAAGTCAAGTCTGTATTTCCCTA TGGGAAAATTTTGAATGTTGAAGTTGTGGATGGTGGTTTGATATGCTCAAGTGGGGTGCTTGTGGAAGAGATGGGTGACAAGAATGAGGATTGCTACATTGTGAATGCTGCTGTTTATGTTGGTTATTAA